The following are encoded in a window of Cygnus atratus isolate AKBS03 ecotype Queensland, Australia chromosome 8, CAtr_DNAZoo_HiC_assembly, whole genome shotgun sequence genomic DNA:
- the LOC118243566 gene encoding cytochrome P450 4B1-like gives MVSLLDSIARPSAVVLQLLVVLGVIFVLPKVLRIYRERKKLIKALEAFPGPPRHWLYGHNHLINGKKILPLMVSWRQQYPYAFPRWFGMVLPILVIHHPEYAKNILVRGDPKSNILYKYLAAWIWQGLLTLNGTKWSQHQKLLAPAFHYDMLKSYVALRSNSVKVMLDKWEKTGTQRKSVELFQDISLMTLDNIMKCAFSSNTDCQTQSNSDYYIRAVYELSCLVSKRIQALPYRDAFYGWTRQGRKFQHACKLAYAHTDKVIKERKLLLSSDKELHNIQKKRHLDFLDILLCTKDVNGVGLSDEDLRAEVDTFMFEGHDTTASGISWLLYCLALHPQYQQQCREEIQGILGDRDTIEWEDLGKMTYTTMCIKESLCLFPPVPVLSRQLSTPVTFSDGRSLPAGCQVVLDIFAIHRNQDVWEDPEVYDPLRFSPENSAQRHSHAFLPFSAGYRNCIGQQFAMSEMKVALALTLLCFELLPNLSRPPVLKAQLVLKSSSGIHLHLKKIR, from the exons ATGGTGTCTCTGCTGGACAGCATAGCCAGAccttctgctgttgttttgcaGCTGCTTGTGGTGTTAGGTGTCATCTTCGTGCTACCGAAGGTGCTCAGGATCTACCGGGAGAGGAAGAAGCTCATCAAAGCCCTGGAGGCATTCCCTGGTCCCCCCAGACACTGGCTATATGGCCACAACCATCTG ATAAACggcaaaaaaatattacctttgATGGTGTCATGGAGACAACAATACCCCTACGCCTTTCCCAGATGGTTTGGAATGGTGCTGCCTATCCTGGTAATCCACCATCCTGAATATGCCAAGAACATACTCGTCCGAGGGG atCCAAAGTCTAATATACTCTATAAATACTTAGCTGCCTGGATTT GGCAGGGGCTGTTGACCCTGAATGGAACCAAGTGGTCTCAGCATCAGAAGCTGCTCGCTCCTGCGTTTCATTATGACATGCTGAAATCTTACGTGGCCCTGAGGTCCAACTCAGTCAAAGTGATGCTG GATAAATGGGAAAAGACCGGCACACAGAGGAAGTCAGTGGAGCTCTTTCAAGACATCAGCTTGATGACGCTAGACAACATCATGAAGTGTGCCTTCAGCTCTAACACCGACTGCCAGACTCAGAG CAACTCAGACTATTATATCAGAGCTGTTTATGAACTGAGCTGCCTCGTAAGCAAGAGAATACAGGCTTTACCTTACAGAGATGCCTTCTATGGCTGGACTCGCCAAGGCCGCAAGTTTCAGCATGCCTGCAAGCTGGCCTATGCCCACACAG ataaagtaataaaagaaagaaagttacTGCTCTCCAGTGACAAGGAACTTCACAACATCCAGAAGAAGAGACACCTGGATTTTCTGGACATTCTTCTTTGTACCAAG GACGTGAATGGCGTTGGGCTATCCGATGAGGACCTGCGTGCCGAGGTGGACACGTTCATGTTTGAGGGTCATGACACCACAGCCAGTGGGATCTCCTGGCTCTTGTACTGCCTGGCGTTGCATCCGCAGTACCAGCAACAGTGCCGGGAGGAGATCCAGGGGATCCTGGGGGACCGAGACACCATTGAGTG GGAGGACCTGGGGAAGATGACATACACCACGATGTGCATCAAGGAGAGCCTGTGCCTCTTCCCACCGGTTCCTGTCTTGTCCCGACAGCTCTCTACACCTGTCACATTCTCTGATGGGCGCAGCTTACCTGCAG GCTGCCAAGTTGTGTTGGACATATTTGCTATTCACAGGAACCAGGACGTGTGGGAAGACCCTGAG GTGTACGATCCCCTGAGGTTTTCTCCTGAGAACTCAGCACAGAGGCACTCCCACgccttcctgcccttctctgCTGGATACAG GAACTGCATCGGGCAGCAGTTTGCCATGAGCGAGATGAAGGTGGCCCTGGCCCTGACCCTGCTCTGCTTCGAGCTGCTCCCCAACCTGTCCAGGCCTCCTGTACTGAAAGCACAGCTCGTCCTCAAGTCCAGCAGTGGCATCCACCTGCACCTGAAGAAGATTCGCTGA